A stretch of the Candidatus Finniella inopinata genome encodes the following:
- a CDS encoding Txe/YoeB family addiction module toxin, with translation MHLEFDENVFDDLRYWVEVDRKKAQKIMALIEEIRRSPFSGTGKPERLKHKLEKSWSRRIDQEHRVVYTVEDKKIRVLSCRYHY, from the coding sequence ATGCACTTGGAATTTGATGAGAACGTTTTTGATGACCTGCGTTACTGGGTAGAGGTTGATCGAAAAAAAGCACAAAAAATAATGGCATTGATAGAGGAAATCAGAAGGTCGCCTTTTTCAGGAACAGGGAAACCAGAACGTCTTAAACACAAACTTGAAAAGTCTTGGTCCAGAAGGATCGATCAAGAACATCGGGTGGTGTACACCGTTGAGGATAAGAAAATAAGAGTTCTTTCTTGTCGGTATCATTACTGA
- a CDS encoding type II toxin-antitoxin system Phd/YefM family antitoxin — protein sequence MNIGISYSEIRKNLKKNFDRVCLDHTPILVTRKKGENVVVISEEDFQSLQETAYLCQSPKNLSRLLDALDRKEGHSLETVKNALGI from the coding sequence ATGAATATAGGTATTTCTTACAGCGAAATTAGAAAGAACCTGAAAAAGAATTTTGATCGTGTTTGCTTGGACCATACGCCAATTCTTGTGACAAGGAAGAAGGGCGAGAATGTGGTCGTCATTTCTGAGGAGGATTTTCAATCCCTTCAAGAAACTGCTTACCTTTGCCAATCACCCAAGAATCTTTCAAGACTTTTGGATGCCCTTGATCGAAAAGAAGGACATAGCCTAGAAACGGTCAAAAATGCACTTGGAATTTGA
- the truA gene encoding tRNA pseudouridine(38-40) synthase TruA, whose translation MPSFHRYKITIEYNGACFHGWQRQTNPLKGDLITVQGALEKAFLKLTKQQTLVEGAGRTDAGVHATGQVCHCDMEKYFPPLQLRDALNFYLQDQGVSVLEVEEVDHTFHARFSATLRTYHYHIINRRPPLALESERAWHVKTPLDAGLMQQAAQELVGHYDFSAFRAAECQGKSPMKTLSRFDVAVENDRIVAIIASRSFLHNQVRIMMGTLKRVGEGKWTREDVIRIRDSKQRPLSGPTAPAHGLYLTGVQYD comes from the coding sequence ATGCCTTCCTTTCATCGCTACAAAATAACCATCGAATATAACGGTGCCTGCTTCCACGGGTGGCAGCGCCAAACAAATCCGTTAAAGGGTGATCTTATAACAGTGCAAGGTGCCCTTGAAAAAGCTTTCCTTAAACTGACCAAGCAACAAACTTTGGTGGAGGGGGCTGGTCGCACCGATGCCGGTGTTCATGCCACGGGCCAAGTATGCCATTGCGATATGGAAAAGTATTTCCCCCCTTTGCAGTTGCGAGATGCCTTGAATTTTTATCTGCAAGATCAAGGGGTTTCTGTTTTAGAGGTGGAGGAAGTTGACCATACGTTCCATGCGCGATTCTCGGCCACCTTGCGCACCTATCATTACCACATTATAAACCGCCGCCCCCCTTTGGCCCTTGAATCCGAACGGGCTTGGCACGTCAAGACTCCATTAGACGCCGGGCTGATGCAACAGGCCGCTCAAGAATTGGTGGGCCATTACGATTTTAGTGCCTTTCGGGCAGCCGAATGCCAAGGGAAAAGCCCCATGAAGACCCTCAGCCGTTTTGACGTTGCGGTTGAGAACGACAGGATCGTGGCGATCATTGCATCCCGGTCGTTTTTGCATAATCAGGTGCGCATTATGATGGGAACGTTAAAACGCGTGGGCGAAGGGAAATGGACCCGCGAAGACGTCATTAGAATTCGCGATTCCAAACAACGTCCCCTTTCCGGCCCCACCGCCCCTGCCCATGGGTTGTATTTGACTGGGGTTCAGTATGATTAA